A portion of the Aythya fuligula isolate bAytFul2 chromosome 10, bAytFul2.pri, whole genome shotgun sequence genome contains these proteins:
- the SLC25A20 gene encoding mitochondrial carnitine/acylcarnitine carrier protein produces MAEQPQPISPVKNFFAGGFGGVCLVFVGHPLDTIKVRLQTQPKPQPGQPPLYSGTFDCFRKTLVGEGVRGLYRGMAAPIIGVTPMFAVCFFGFGLGKRLQQRKPDDVLTYPQLFAAGMLSGVFTTVIMAPGERIKCLLQIQAATGETKYTGSLDCAKQLYREAGIRGVYKGTVLTLMRDVPASGMYFMTYEWLKNILTPEGKSVSDLSAPRILFAGGLAGIFNWAVAIPPDVLKSRFQTAPPGKYPNGFRDVLRELIREEGVASLYKGFTAVMIRAFPANAACFLGFEVAMKFLNWIAPGL; encoded by the exons atggccgAGCAGCCGCAGCCCATCAGCCCCGTGAAGAATTTCTTCGCCGGCGGCTTCGGCGGCGTGTGCCTGGTGTTCGTGGGGCACCCGCTGGACACCATCAAG GTCAGGCTGCAGACCCAGCCCAAGCCGCagcccgggcagcccccgctCTACTCTGGGACCTTCGACTGCTTCAGGAAGACTCTGGTTGGAGAG GGAGTCCGAGGCTTGTACAGAGGAATGGCAGCTCCGATTATCGGAGTGACCCCCATGTTTGCTGTGTGCTTCTTTGGATTTGGCTTGGGAAAAAGACTCCAGCAGAGAAAACCTGATGATGTTTTGAC ATATCCTCAGCTGTTTGCAGCTGGCATGCTGTCGGGAGTGTTCACAACGGTGATCATGGCTCCAGGAGAGAGAATCAAGTGCCTTTTAcag ATCCAGGCAGCTACAGGTGAAACTAAATACACTGGCTCTTTGGACTGTGCAAAACAGCTGTACCGCGAGGCTGGGATTCGCGGCGTGTACAAGGGGACAGTGCTCACCCTCATGAGAG ATGTTCCAGCCAGTGGAATGTACTTCATGACGTACGAATGGCTGAAGAACATTCTGACCCCTGAGGGAAAGAG TGTGAGTGACCTCAGTGCGCCGAGGATCCTCTTTGCTGGGGGCTTGGCTGGGATCTTCAACTGGGCAGTGGCCATTCCACCAGATGTGCTCAAGTCCCGTTTCCAGACCG ctcctccaggaaaATACCCAAATGGCTTTAGAGATGTACTGAGAGAACTTATCAGAGAGGAGGGAGTTGCATCTCTCTATAAAGGCTTCACAGCTGTCATGATCAGGGCATTTCCTGCTAATGCG GCATGTTTCCTTGGTTTTGAAGTTGCTATGAAGTTCCTTAACTGGATTGCACCAGGTCTATGA